The following DNA comes from Miscanthus floridulus cultivar M001 chromosome 5, ASM1932011v1, whole genome shotgun sequence.
AAGACATAATCATGAGATCATTGAATTTTTAGCATGTACGATATATCAAAAGCAATTTTGGATGTAACGTGTAGCTGTTTGTTCTTGTGACGTGCTGAAAAAATTCAGATGAAAAATGCTgagttgctttttttttttgacaacggcttttttttttacaacaaagtGCCAAGTTACTTTGCATGTGGGCTGGACCAAGAGTGGGATCGGAGCGCCGCGTGCAGACGTCCCGGGAGAGATTGTTTTGCATGTGGACCCGGGGTCTCAAGAAAAACAAAGTGGTTCTCATGCGCTGCCGGGCCTACTTCCAAGAAAAATGTTTAGTGTGTATAATTTTTAAGAGGATACAACACGCTAAACCACCCATGCGCGTCCATAAAACACAAAGAAAGAGATAGGAAGATTGTAGCCTCTAATTCAAAAATTCACGGTACCACCGAGCATGCACACATGCATGCATCCtactttttttagaaaaatccaaaaaaaagTACGGCATCAGAGTTTAAACCCTGATGGGTAGGGTCCCATGGACTACCCTTCCATCGAACCAGAGGCCCTTTCACAAAATCGGTTTCTAGTTGTCGGGTGGAGCGACGTACGAAGGCAATATGATACCCTTTTGTATTTTAGATTAAACTAGTAAGCATGTCCGTGcgaaaagaaaaataaatcctTGTACATCAGACTTGTATTAAAAATAAGAAAAACATTTATTTGTCTAAATATAATTGTACAGTCTGTTGACTAAATGTATAATTGTTGACTAAATGTATAATTAATAACATTGAGGATTATTTCCATGTAAAATTACCAAACTCAGTAGCACTATGTATTGTCTGCTTTGAATTTTACATGAAGTAACACGGGGTTAGTGTAAAATTAACAATGGACTTATCCTCATGTCACGACATAGCTACCATCGCCACACAGACACATTACTCCCTCCAATCTGCCATGGTTGCAATATATATATGCTCGACAAGAATGTTGTACTCTACCTCGACCTCTTAGCCTCTTTCTTGGCGTCGGCCGGGGAGGTCAGCCCTGAACACTTGGACCTCGGAGGTCTCCTTTCATCAGTGGATGCTCAGTGCTCACGTTGGTGTGGACAGGGGCGCAGGGCACTGCTCGCTGGACGTCAAGTCGGAGAACAGGTTGAATAGGTTGCTGCTGCGCACTGGTGACATTGCTTTGCTTCTTACGACCGGACCTAAACTCGACGCTCCTTTCTGCACCATTCGTCCTAAATTGTAAGACATTTGATTTTTTTACATCAAGTTTGACTATTCgttttattcaaaaaatttatgcaaacatagttaaatttaagtcattcttgaagaatttTTATTAATAAACTAAGCCACGACAAAAGAAAtgatattttgcacaaatttttaaATAAGACGAGTGATAAAACTTGatgtaaaaaaaagtcaaacgtcttgcAATTTGGGATGGATTAAGTAGGAGATTAGCTAGCCGTCGATTGCTGCCCATGTCGAACTTCAAGAGAGATTGCTCCATTGCCGTTGCGTTTTGTATAGATCGTTGTAGTGAGGGCTACGCGGATCATGGACACTTAAACAAAGAATCTTTCTAGGAGACATTTCCAAGGCACAAGAGGACATGGGAACCAATGAATTGTTGTATGTGTCACTGTCATCTATGCGATGCGGACCGAAGAATCACCGGCAGGACGCAATTGGCAATTGCATCTCTCTTCTTCTCTATATCTCTATACAAGGAGTATCTTCTATCTATTCTATTTACATCTAAAAAATACTCAAACTCCTCCGCCACGAGTTTTGAACCACTTGATTTAGTCAACGCGTCATCCTTCTTCCATCAAATCAGATCAAGAGCAACGACATAGAATTAGAGATGTATATATTGCTGAAGCCGTCAGTCTTTTAGCGAGTCGAGCTGACCCGACCAGCCACTTGCTCCTCACTTCGTCTCTCTTCCactcatctcctctctctctctcctcaccGCTCACTCCTCACTCCCCTCCATTCGACCCCACCTCGCCAGGAGACCAGCCATATGGCTACCGTGACTGTCGCGGTCGTTTCTCTGTTCTCCTCATCCCCTGAGGTTGCTAAGGCTAACATGGCTTATACCACAAATCACCGTTAGGCGCTGGTAACTTAGGATGGACATGTGCATCCTGTGGGGCGACCTCTGTTTCGCCACTTCACCATACTCCACATGTCCTCCATCTTTCAAAATAGAGGGTACTAACAAATGAATATAATGTTTCCCTTATTGCATCGTACATTATTAGAAATAAAATTAAACGTTCCATAGATTAGTCTAATGTTTTCTAATTCGTCACTACGACACCATTAAATATACAATAGTTCATTAAGGACCTAGAAATTTAGGAATTGGTGTAGCCTTGTACCATGAAACCCCAAACACCACATATGCAAAGATTTTGATGTGTGAAAGTACAACTAGGGTACATACCTTGTGGGCTCACCTTCGCCTTCCTTTGATTTGAGTAGGGGAAATCGATGTTTGAGAGGGGAAGGTGGCGAGGAGGGAGGAAATGGAGGTGCAGCGTGACAAGGAAGAAGAGCAGGAAGAAAGAAGGGGAGCTAATGCGTGCCTCTGTATATGACCCTACCGCACTTGGTGGGGTGTCACGTCAATAAGTCAATAGACGTCTGACCGCCACAGTGATCGGCCTGCCGTGCTAGTCGGCTTGGTACGGCAGTGCGCATTTGCCGCGCCAGAGAGTTTGGTGCGAAACAggttagatttaaaaataaaaatagctaggattagttttaaatttctttttaaaaatcgaaaataaaaaaaattccataCCGATAAGCCTGGGTCTAGTGGTTGCAAATGGAACGCAAATTGAAGCGGTCGAGACGCCCTGTGTTCCTGTCAATTCCGTTGGGGGATTTGTTTTCGTATGCATATCGTCGTCGCTGCCTGTCTTTTAGCGAGCCGATCCCGACCCGACGTGGCACCGCCTTATTAGCCTGGAGCACTGGTCCTGTGAGGGAGAGAGACAGTCAGTGAGCGGGCAGCAGCCACTTGCTCCCCACCTCGTCTCTCTTCCACTCATCTCCTCTCCTCATCGGCTCATCGCCTCTCATCTCCCAATATTGACTGTTACCGTTACAAATCCAATCCTCTCCTGAGTCCTGAGTCTCCTCCACTTTAGCTAGCAACGGCCGTTTGGTCCCCTCCATTCGACCCCACGCACCTCGCCAGCCATGGCTGCCGTGACCGCGGCGGCCGTCTCTCTGTCCTCCCCAGCTGCTGCTGCCAAGCCCAAGGCGGCGTCCCCGTCGTCGCCATGCAGCCACCTCCAGTTCCTATCCTTGTacccgcagcggcggcggcacggcgCCCGCGCGGTGCGAGTGCAGGTGTCCAGCACCGAGaccgcggaggcggaggcggtgaAGAAGGAGAAGGTGTCCAAGAAGCAGGACGAGGGCGTGGTCACCAACAAGTACAGGCCCAAGGAGCCGTACATCGGGAGGTGCCTGTCCAACACTAGGATTACCGGCGACGACGCGCCCGGGGAGACGtggcacatggtcttcagcaccGAAGGTACGTAGTATATGTAGTTTACTAGTCTCTACACTCTAGTCTCTACTCTCTAGTGTAGTGTACGTAgcctctgctgccgccgccgccgccgctgctctctctctctgtctctctctaatTAGTAAGCTACTAGTTAAGATAAGGTATGAGCATGCAGCTGGCGTCACCGTGCTAAGCATACAAGCAAGATAGagattaaaattttgaaattggtgtatgtatgtatgtacgtACGTACGAGTACTACATGCATATAGTATACTTAGATGTGCTAttagatatatacatatataaacATAGCCATATATATATTGGGGTGTGCATGCAGGCGAGGTCCCCTACAGAGAGGGGCAGTCCATCGGCATCATCGCTGACGGCGAGGACAAGAACGGCAAGCCGCACAAGCTCAGGCTCTACTCCATCGCCAGCAGCGCCCTCGGAGATTTCGGCGACTCCAAGACGGTGAGCTAGCCATCGAGTTGCTTGCATGCAGCTGCATATGCATCATATCGCCAACAATTAACTATATATATTACCATTAATTACAAGAACATCATATGGCAACTTTTTTTCAGTGGTGTGTTTCTTTGGTCGCTTTCAGTGGCCTCCCTGGTTCTGCAGTTCTTTTTCTGGTAGTTGTCTGGTTAGGCATAGTGGCAGGTTTTCTAGTCCTGTAATTTTCgaactttttgttttttctttgtgtAATATATACACCAGATTTGCCGCTCTTTCTTAAAATATATACACGACGTCTTCTATCCAAATTAATTAAAACAATAATTAAAAAAACTTTTGTTATTGTATACGTGTAGGTGTCGCTGTGCGTGAAGAGGCTAGTCTACACCAACGATCAAGGGGAGGTCGTCAAAGGAGTCTGCTCAAACTTCCTCTGTCAGTttcctttcctctctctcttgTTTTAGTTCGAATTTGATTCGATTGTTCCATGCAGACTAAGCATATGTAGAACCTATCAAATTAAGGATTAGAGTCGTTTTTCAAGGGATCGGATATGTGTGTTGAAAGGATCTGACTTGTACGCTGACTGATATATACCCTGTGCATGCAGGTGACCTGAAGCCAGGCGCTGAGGTGAAGATCACAGGGCCAGTGGGCAAGGAGATGCTCATGCCCAAAGACCCCAATGCAACAATCATCATGGTGATTATTCAGCTCATCCATCCCTCCAACTGAAAGTGCTAGCTATCTGTTTAATTTGCAGTGCAACCAGTTCATCATGCATATATGCATGTTTCTCACACTGGTAAACTGAATGAACACAACTCAACATGTCCTCTCCTGAATCCTGATGTATATATGCAGCTCGCAACGGGTACCGGTATTGCTCCGTTCCGCTCCTTCTTGTGGAAGATGTTCTTCGAGGAGCACGAGGACTACAAGGTGCGTCAGCTTGTGTTCTCCCAGCCACAGTCCCAATTAAACAATAGAGACAGACAGTACAATATACGTAGATACTACAAATTAATGTAAGCACTAACTGAAATTATATAATTAATAATGCTATGTATGATGTAGTACACCGGCCTTGCATGGCTGTTCCTGGGAGTCCCGACGAGCGACACCCTGCTGTACAAGGAGGAGCTGGAGAAGATGAAGGAGATGGCGCCGGACAACTTCCGGCTGGACTTCGCGGTGAGCCGGGAGCAGACGAACGCGGCCGGGGAGAAGATGTACATCCAGACGCGGATGgcggagtacaaggaggagctgTGGGAGCTGCTCAAGAAGGACAACACCTACGTCTACATGTGCGGGCTCAAGGGCATGGAGAAGGGCATCGACGACATCATGGTCGACCTAGCAGCCAAGGACGGTACGTACACATGTTTGTTGCCTTGCATTTGCATTGTCATCTCTTCTCGTTCTCCTTTTTTTGGCCACTGATAAACTAGTTAACTAATAACCTTTCTTGCTGCATTGGTTTGGTTAACCATGCATGCATGAATCATCATCATATATCCATCAGGGATCGACTGGATGGAATACAAGAAGCAGCTCAAGAAGGGCGAGCAATGGAACGTCGAAGTCTACTGATCCATGCATTGATCCATGACGACGACCaatacgttttttttttttttttgttttggtttTGTTGTGCAAGCTCCACTCGATCTGCTCAACGATGCTCTGCCGCTGGGCTATATAGCCACTGCTGATGGAGATGCACGCATGATGCATCTTTCATTGATCAGCGTCATCTCAAACAAGCTGATGACGAGTTAGCATTGCATTGCTGAGATCAATGAAATTGTTGGCTCGTCGTCCGAGTCAGACTCGGTCTATCGATGTACATACCTTACGATGAAAGACATATATAATCCATGCATGGTTTTCTGGAGCCCTTTTTGCCCCCCTAAAAAacggttttgaattttttttattgaAACTATTTCCCCTTTAAAAAATGCTTCCCATCTATGATATGGTTGATTAGGAGCAACataatttatttcttttttctcagCCAAAGGAGTTGTAGCTTTGGGGtgttaagggcagtcccaatgaaagaaactagtagtttctataacataggataccgcacaaaaaaagtactgctttccaacccatggtttctatgagtaataattattttatcTTTCTCTCTCCTAACTCTATCttattcctccaatgggagtgcggcacgagcccgctagaaactggtggtttctcctcaatggcgatttcatggtttcttggtgcattgggtcaagagaagatCTGGTTTCTTtatgaggaaaccatttctatgatttttgctctctttcttcattaattatgttGTCATATCAACATTTTGCCTACGTGACAAGTCATTTAataaggatagaaaccatcatcaatacactattgggactgccctaacaaGTTGAGAGATCGAGAGGGGGGATGGGGACAACTAGTAACTCATAGTCATAGGGAAACTAACCGTTGCGGCACTGTAACTCTCGCCAGTAGCTAGGCAGCGGTACTTCCATATGTGGGCTGCATGCATCCTAGCAGGCTGCAGCAAAACGACTGGTGGATGGCGCACGCGCACCACATCGTTCATGTGCTTCTAAAGCATCCATCAGTCACACCAGATGCAAGAAGACATTAGACATCCGAGTGCAGCCTAGATGTAACGTGATGGATGGCGATTGGCGGACCACACAGTTCATGTGCTTCTAAAGCATCCATCACACCTGATGCAAGAAGACATCCGAGTGCAGCCAAGATGTAACGATCCCGGTTTTTTTCATTTATGCAATATATAAAAATACTATTTTTTTTGCAACTACAAATTATTGCCTAGAAATCAGTGGCGGAGCCCGGAATTATATAGGAGGGGGGACGGTCAAAAAGTTTCAATATATACGATATGAGCGTAGCTCATCTATTTAGATTTTTCGAGGTGCATTTGTTGCCCATAGAACCTTGATTGCTAGTTAAGTACACATTAAGTAAACCGTAAAATAGGATGAAATGTAAGTACACACTTAGTAAAACCTAACATTTCAATAAATGTGTCCTTATACGGTAGGCAAAAAAGTTTCTATATTCGAAATAGTCCATTCTAATTGCATTTTGTGTGGTTTTATTGTCCGAAgacatagaaaaatatatatgGCGGCAAGAACTTTTTATCATATCTTtctaatataaatatagatcgtTAAATTACATAATTTAATTAAAAGGTTTTTGTCGCTAGAAATCATGAATTTAGGCCGCTGCTACAAGTCACAATTTTTCACTTAAAAAAGGGTGCTTTGCGGCTGTGGGTGAGCTCAACCGGCCGCAACCTCACGTGGTCACATCTGACATATATCGTCCCTAATCCACTCCACCCACGAGGCACTTGTGTTCATATTAGATATTCGTACACCTTATTTTATCTTCATTCGATTTTGAAATAAGTATTTGGGACcgtaaacgaattcaaatgaaaaagttatcaactacaaagttgcgtAACTTTTTGAaatatataacttttattttggtcgtttctccatgcgaggtcatttaaaaattatgaatttcaaatttgagaaattcaaacatatttTTTCTTGAATAGATGatatcaaataaaaaagttatcaactgcaCAGTTGCATAACCTTTTTGAGAtttataacttttgttttggtcgtttctccaACCGAGATTGTTTGAAAAATAAAATTTTACTATGCATCTCCAATTTTAGAGGCGGCTCTGTTTCCAACCGCCTTTaaaaatcgatttatagagacCTCTCCAGCCGCCTCTAAAAAAAGAGCATTTATAGAGGTGGCTGGAATAGAGCCGCCTCTAAAAACTAAATTTTAGAGGCGGCTGGAAATAGAACCGTCTCTGCAAGTGTATTTTTAAGGCTGCTCGATCAGTTAGGACACTACTGTAGAGGCGACTGGAAAtagaaccgtctctacaaatataTTTTTAGAGACAACTCAGTTTGGAACTTTGGATGCTGCTTGTAGAGGTCACTAGAAATAGAACTGCCTCTACAAATATATTTTGAGAGATGGTTCGATTAGGACACCACTATGGAAATAGAACCGTCTCTATAGAAAAAAGCCCCTGTTGGTGAAAATCAATTATATAGTAGTGTTagagaaatgttttttttttcaaaacatcctctcttttttctatttcaaAATCATAGTTTAAAAGTTTAATTAAAATATTACTTAGCATATAACATAATCAAGTTAAGTTTTTCAAAAACATAAATCAAAATTTTCAATAATTAAATAGTATGAGGTTGAATTTAAGCCGCCACCGGAGGAATTCAATCTAAACTAATTATAGTTTACCTAAACCATTAACCTAAtttctctcttctcttctggATTGTTTTACTTGTGGCTGGATTTGATGTATGTCATGGCTCGAACTTAATGTATATGCATCGTTGAGGTTGTAGGCTTGATGTAATCACATTAATAATACTATTAGTTATTACGCTACATATCAATTTAATATTCTAAAGATGTATTATCATCGTCGACGCGGTACCCATGCATGGTGACGAAAACCTCGTCATCGTTCGATGGTAGGCTGGGCCGACGGTCAAGTATTATCACTATTCACTTTTACAAATGACGGCAACAGCCAGGTTTCTTATTTTATGGGCCGTATTTAGGCTAGAAAGCCCATTATCATCATCTCCATAATAAAAAGTTAGAAGCCCGATTTGTTGAGCGATGGTTTGGGCTGAATTTGAATCTGAAATTTAGAGGCTTTGGCTTGAGTTATTGTTCGAGCACGAGCAGCAATGACGTTGGAGGAAGCTGGAATGACCAGCTAGGCAGCTACCACGGTCCACCACGAGCGGAGCACGCACGAATCAACCCTCACACGGAACTGGAGCCTAGGCGGCGCCGGCATGGTAATCTCCGATGAGCGTAACTAAGCGAGTAGTAAATggcaatgcatgcatgcatgcaggtgCTTCTTCTCATGTTGGAGGTTTCACATCACCTGCCTGCTGGCTCTACTATTTAACCTCACCACAGTGGCGGATCTACAAGGTACGCCAGGTATACACTGGCATACTCTGCGGTTCAGCCAACACGAGTAATACATCTGTGTATATAATgtaaaaagaaatagaaaaaacaCACGATGCTTTGCCTGCCTCCCGCTAAGTCCGCTGGGTGTGTTGCGAAGTCATGATCCCAATCcccaacagccgccgccgctctcgCTTCGTCTATGGTCTGCCTCACGAACTCGCGAGGTGCGATCTGGCGATCTCGTCCTGGCTGTGATTCTGCCCATTTCGTTCTTGGAAAAGAAGCCAGCGCGGACAGCGCTGCCTACGTTCTGCAGTTCTGGCCGGCTGGCTAACTGCTGTTGCCGGCGTTCTGGGCTTCTGGCCGTGAAAGCATTCAGCAACTACCTGGACTACTCCTGCCACCGCTGTACTTGTAATTTGTAAAGTACGCAGACTCGCAAAGACTTCGAGGATTCAACAGACGACTTGCACAGGTTTGccagatttatttattttataatttataatcTCTAAACATACATAATTAGTTACATTATTTTTTTAGAATTGTTCAAGAAAAGAAACGAAGATATTATCTCTTTTCCAGAAACACGCAGCCAAGAAGGCAGCGACGGCTACTACTACCGCTTTAAATCATTGTTAATCACTTAAAAAAGTCAAATAACTAGCATTGTAAGTATT
Coding sequences within:
- the LOC136454046 gene encoding ferredoxin--NADP reductase, leaf isozyme 1, chloroplastic-like → MAAVTAAAVSLSSPAAAAKPKAASPSSPCSHLQFLSLYPQRRRHGARAVRVQVSSTETAEAEAVKKEKVSKKQDEGVVTNKYRPKEPYIGRCLSNTRITGDDAPGETWHMVFSTEGEVPYREGQSIGIIADGEDKNGKPHKLRLYSIASSALGDFGDSKTVSLCVKRLVYTNDQGEVVKGVCSNFLCDLKPGAEVKITGPVGKEMLMPKDPNATIIMLATGTGIAPFRSFLWKMFFEEHEDYKYTGLAWLFLGVPTSDTLLYKEELEKMKEMAPDNFRLDFAVSREQTNAAGEKMYIQTRMAEYKEELWELLKKDNTYVYMCGLKGMEKGIDDIMVDLAAKDGIDWMEYKKQLKKGEQWNVEVY